The genomic region GGTGGCGATCGCGCCGACGATCCGGCGGGTGGTGGACGCCGGTATTCCAGTCATCGGCCACATCGGCTTCACCCCGCAGAGCGTCAATCAGATCGGCCTGCAAAAGCAGGGGAAAGACGCCCAAGGCGCCGAGCAGGTGATGCAGGACGCGCGGGCCGTACAGGAGGCGGGCGCGTTCGCCATTGTCCTGGAGCTGATCCCGGACGATCTCGCCGCCCGCGTCACGGAAGAACTGGAGATCATTACCATCGGCATCGGCGCGGGACCGCGCTGCGACGGCCAGGTGCTTGTCACCAGCGACCTGCTCGGCATGCGTCCGGAGCGCGCCGCCTTCAAACACGTCCGGCAATACGCGCAGATCGGCGCGGAGATCGAACGGGCGCTCAGCGCCTACCGGGAAGATGTCGAAGCCGGACGATTCCCATAAGCAACTTTTCGCCGCACGCCGTGTCATATCCCATGCAGACCAAATTCGACGCCCCAGGCGTCCCTGGATTCGACGGAGGCTAACATGAACGACACACCCGTGAACCCGATTTCGGCCGACGACCGCACCAGCGCCATGCTCGCGCACCTGCTGGGTTTCTTCACAAGCTGGCTTGGGCCACTGATCGTGTACTTCATCAAGAAGGATAAATCGGACTTCGCCGCGTTCCACGCATTGCAGGCGCTGTTCTTCCAGATCGCGATCATGGTGCTCAGCTTCAGCGGCTTCGCCGTGCTGCACATCCTCGGATGGGGAGTCATCACGGTGCTCAACATCGTCTTCTGCCTCATCGCCGGCCTGGCGGCGAACCGAGGCGAATGGTACGAGATTCCCGTAATCGGCGAGTTCGCCCGCAAGCAAATCCATTGATCGTGGGAACGGTTCGCGGCGGGGTCCCGCCGCGAACCGGCTCAGCGGGTATAATACTGCCGAACCATGTGACCCAAGGAGCTTGAGACATGCCGAAATTGATACTGGTGCGCCACGGCGAATCGCAGTGGAACCTAGAGAACCGTTTTACCGGATGGGTGGACGTCCCGCTTTCGCCCAAAGGCGAGGAAGAGGCCCGGATCGCCGGCGAGCATATGCGCGACCTGCCGGTCGATAAGGTCTACACCTCCGTGCTGCAGCGCGCGATCAACACCTCGAAGATCGCCCTCGCCGCCGCCGGCAAGACCGAGGATCTGCCCACCGAGCGCGACGAAGCGCTGAACGAGCGCCACTACGGCGACCTTCAGGGTCTGAACAAGGCCGAGACGGCCGAGCAGTACGGCGACGAACAGGTGAAGATCTGGCGCCGCTCCTACGATGTTCCCCCGCCCGGAGAGAAGGGCGAATCCCTCAAGGACACCGCCGCGCGCACCCTCCCGTACTTCGAAGCGCATATCCTCCCCGACATCAAAGCCGGCAAGAACGTTCTGGTCGTCGCCCACGGCAACTCCCTGCGCTCCATCGTCATGGCGCTCGACAAGCTCACCAAGGAGCAGGTCCTGGAGCTGAACATCCCCACGGGCATCCCGCTGGTCTACGACCTCGACGACGCGGGCAACGTCCTGTCGCACGCGTACTTGTTCGAGCGGTAAGATAAAGGCCCTCACCCCCCAGCCCCCTCTCCCAAAATTGGGAGAGGGGGAGCAGGAGGTAATTGAGGGTATTCCAAATTTAAGATCCTTAAAATAATCCCTTCGGACTCCCCTTC from Capsulimonas corticalis harbors:
- the panB gene encoding 3-methyl-2-oxobutanoate hydroxymethyltransferase, which translates into the protein MSTSSSPITVPALARKKSRGEKITMLTAYDYPTALLVDRAGVDVVLVGDSLVMEELGYDSTVPGTMEMMLHHIKAVRRGVAHALVAGDLPFLSYQVNADEAVRNAGRLLQEGGANAVKLEGGVAIAPTIRRVVDAGIPVIGHIGFTPQSVNQIGLQKQGKDAQGAEQVMQDARAVQEAGAFAIVLELIPDDLAARVTEELEIITIGIGAGPRCDGQVLVTSDLLGMRPERAAFKHVRQYAQIGAEIERALSAYREDVEAGRFP
- a CDS encoding DUF4870 domain-containing protein translates to MNDTPVNPISADDRTSAMLAHLLGFFTSWLGPLIVYFIKKDKSDFAAFHALQALFFQIAIMVLSFSGFAVLHILGWGVITVLNIVFCLIAGLAANRGEWYEIPVIGEFARKQIH
- a CDS encoding 2,3-bisphosphoglycerate-dependent phosphoglycerate mutase codes for the protein MPKLILVRHGESQWNLENRFTGWVDVPLSPKGEEEARIAGEHMRDLPVDKVYTSVLQRAINTSKIALAAAGKTEDLPTERDEALNERHYGDLQGLNKAETAEQYGDEQVKIWRRSYDVPPPGEKGESLKDTAARTLPYFEAHILPDIKAGKNVLVVAHGNSLRSIVMALDKLTKEQVLELNIPTGIPLVYDLDDAGNVLSHAYLFER